The Flavobacterium praedii genome window below encodes:
- the rlmB gene encoding 23S rRNA (guanosine(2251)-2'-O)-methyltransferase RlmB has product MEKEHQIFGIRAIIEAIQAGATVDKVYIQKEASSELMKDLMKVMKRGNINFSYVPVEKLNRLTPNNHQGAVATISPISFFDLESLIETVIDNGKKPLFLILDQISDARNFGAIIRTAECTGVNGIIVQKAGSAPVNGDTVKTSAGAVFNIPICKVEHIKDAIFLLQASGIKTVAATEKTDQNIYDISLNEPVAIIMGSEDRGVNPSVLKIVDEKAKLPMFGTIGSLNVSVACGAFLYEAVRQRS; this is encoded by the coding sequence ATGGAAAAAGAACATCAAATATTTGGGATTAGAGCAATAATTGAAGCCATACAAGCGGGCGCAACAGTAGATAAAGTTTATATTCAGAAGGAGGCAAGTAGCGAACTGATGAAAGACTTGATGAAAGTGATGAAACGTGGTAATATCAATTTCTCTTATGTTCCTGTTGAAAAACTAAACCGACTGACTCCCAATAATCACCAAGGCGCAGTTGCGACTATCTCTCCTATTTCCTTTTTTGATTTGGAAAGCTTAATTGAAACTGTTATTGATAACGGTAAGAAACCGTTGTTTTTAATTTTAGATCAAATATCAGATGCGCGTAATTTTGGTGCTATTATCAGAACAGCAGAATGTACGGGTGTAAATGGAATTATTGTTCAGAAAGCAGGATCTGCTCCTGTGAATGGAGATACTGTAAAAACTTCTGCAGGTGCGGTATTTAATATTCCGATTTGCAAGGTAGAACATATTAAAGATGCAATCTTTCTTTTGCAAGCCAGCGGAATCAAAACTGTTGCTGCTACCGAAAAAACAGATCAAAACATATACGATATTTCTTTGAATGAACCTGTGGCAATTATTATGGGATCTGAAGATCGAGGTGTAAATCCCTCAGTACTAAAAATAGTTGACGAGAAGGCTAAATTACCAATGTTTGGAACAATAGGCTCTCTAAACGTTTCTGTGGCTTGTGGCGCGTTTTTATACGAAGCAGTTCGTCAGAGATCATAG
- a CDS encoding rhomboid family intramembrane serine protease, giving the protein MEENHFKFTNAVIGVPLFFVLFLWFIYWLEIRFGFDFDDNGILPRTFSGMQGIVFSPFIHSNIEHLYNNSIPLLVLLAALFFFYSQEALGIIVYGILISGTLTWIIGRENYHIGASSLIYVLVSFIFFKGIQTQYYRLVALSLTVVVLYGGTVWYVFPKVDETISWEGHLSGLIAGFVLTFLYKKAEFKKVVKYDWECPDYDPSEDKFMQRFDENGNFVNPPKPEIIDETPSEINPFFLSNSNVVYDFIENKEDINEKNESKLES; this is encoded by the coding sequence ATGGAAGAAAATCATTTTAAATTTACCAATGCCGTTATAGGAGTGCCACTTTTTTTTGTGTTATTCCTGTGGTTTATTTACTGGTTGGAAATTCGTTTTGGTTTTGATTTCGACGATAACGGAATTTTACCAAGGACTTTTTCGGGAATGCAAGGGATTGTTTTCAGTCCATTTATTCATTCCAATATTGAACATCTTTATAATAATTCGATTCCATTACTAGTGCTATTGGCAGCTTTGTTCTTTTTTTATAGTCAAGAAGCATTAGGAATAATAGTATATGGAATTTTAATTTCAGGAACACTGACTTGGATTATCGGAAGAGAAAATTACCATATTGGCGCCAGTAGTTTAATTTATGTATTGGTTTCTTTTATTTTTTTCAAAGGGATCCAAACCCAATATTATCGATTGGTAGCTTTGTCTCTCACGGTTGTAGTGCTCTATGGTGGAACGGTTTGGTATGTTTTTCCTAAAGTTGATGAAACCATTTCTTGGGAAGGGCATTTGTCTGGTTTAATAGCAGGCTTTGTGCTCACTTTTTTATACAAAAAGGCAGAATTCAAAAAAGTAGTGAAATACGATTGGGAATGTCCAGATTACGACCCTTCAGAAGATAAATTCATGCAGCGCTTTGATGAAAACGGCAATTTTGTCAATCCGCCAAAACCTGAGATTATTGATGAAACTCCCTCTGAAATCAATCCTTTTTTTCTGTCGAATTCAAATGTAGTTTATGATTTTATTGAAAACAAAGAAGATATAAACGAAAAAAATGAATCAAAACTGGAGTCTTGA
- a CDS encoding SusD/RagB family nutrient-binding outer membrane lipoprotein produces the protein MKKILILIGILSITFGCTDDNLTSMNVDTKNPTAVPAGALLGNAEKNLIDQMVNTNVNSNVFRLFVQQWTETTYLDESRYDILQRNVPDNHWRTLYRDVLRDLKEASAIVSVEPLNADPSKAAIELKVKNNKLAIIELLNVYTYSVLVDTFGNIPYTQALQSDKFPSPTYDDAQTIYADLFIRLDAALLKLDSANKSFGDQDFIYQGNVAKWEKFANSLKLKMAITVADVAELNPKSKAEAAIAAGVFTASTDNATLQYLETSPNTNPLYEDLVISGRYDFVAADTFVDRLNTLNDPRRQYFYIDIEGVYIGCPYAEGGDFENFSSAGDPTGGPTTRLLEPTLEGILLDYTEVQFYLAEATERGYTTGGTAKSFYDNAVTSSIVYWGGTVSDATTYLTNDAPYTGGVNWKKEIGTQASIAFYNRGFEAWTSYRKLDFPVLDAPANAATAAEGVVPRRFTYPVNEQTLNKANYSTAATAIGGDKLKTKLFWDKN, from the coding sequence ATGAAAAAGATACTAATATTAATAGGAATATTGTCTATCACTTTTGGATGTACGGATGACAACCTTACAAGCATGAACGTGGACACTAAAAATCCAACCGCTGTTCCCGCAGGTGCACTACTTGGTAATGCAGAAAAAAACCTGATTGATCAAATGGTAAATACAAATGTTAACAGCAACGTCTTTAGACTATTTGTTCAACAATGGACCGAAACAACTTACCTAGACGAATCTAGATATGACATATTGCAAAGAAATGTACCAGACAATCACTGGAGAACACTTTACAGAGATGTATTGAGAGACCTTAAAGAAGCTTCGGCAATTGTTAGTGTAGAACCTTTAAACGCAGACCCTTCGAAAGCGGCAATAGAACTAAAAGTAAAAAACAATAAACTAGCTATAATTGAACTTTTAAACGTTTACACTTATAGCGTTTTAGTTGATACTTTTGGAAACATTCCATATACACAAGCATTACAATCAGATAAGTTTCCATCACCAACTTATGATGATGCACAAACTATTTATGCCGACTTATTCATTAGGTTAGACGCTGCTCTTCTTAAATTAGATTCTGCTAATAAAAGTTTTGGCGATCAAGATTTTATTTACCAAGGAAATGTTGCCAAATGGGAAAAATTTGCTAATTCTCTTAAATTAAAAATGGCAATTACAGTTGCAGATGTTGCTGAATTAAATCCAAAATCAAAAGCAGAAGCCGCTATTGCCGCAGGTGTATTTACAGCAAGTACAGACAATGCTACATTACAATATTTAGAAACAAGTCCAAATACAAATCCTTTGTATGAAGATTTAGTTATCAGCGGTAGATACGATTTCGTAGCTGCAGATACTTTTGTTGATAGACTAAATACTTTAAACGATCCAAGGAGACAATATTTCTATATTGATATTGAGGGAGTTTATATTGGTTGTCCTTATGCAGAAGGAGGTGATTTTGAGAATTTCTCATCAGCAGGAGACCCAACAGGCGGACCAACTACAAGACTACTTGAACCAACTTTAGAAGGAATACTTTTAGATTATACTGAAGTACAATTTTACTTGGCCGAAGCTACTGAAAGAGGATACACAACAGGTGGAACTGCTAAATCATTTTATGACAATGCAGTTACTTCGTCAATTGTTTATTGGGGAGGTACAGTATCTGATGCTACAACTTACTTAACAAATGACGCTCCTTATACGGGTGGTGTTAACTGGAAAAAAGAAATTGGAACTCAAGCATCTATTGCGTTCTATAATCGAGGGTTTGAAGCATGGACTTCATACAGAAAATTAGATTTCCCTGTATTGGATGCTCCTGCAAATGCTGCAACTGCAGCTGAAGGAGTAGTTCCAAGACGTTTTACATATCCTGTAAACGAACAAACTTTAAACAAAGCAAACTATAGTACAGCTGCAACTGCTATTGGTGGAGACAAATTAAAAACTAAATTATTTTGGGATAAAAACTAA
- a CDS encoding replication-associated recombination protein A yields MEAPLAERIRPQKLEDYISQSHLVGPNGSLTQQIAKGIIPSLIFWGPPGTGKTTLAQIIAQESKRPFYILSAINSGVKDIRDVIEKAKQSGGLFTTKNPILFIDEIHRFSKSQQDSLLAAVEKGWITLIGATTENPSFEVIPALLSRCQVYILNAFTKADLEHLLQRAMKTDAHLASKKIELRETEALLRLSGGDGRKLLNIFELVVNASAEDEVLITNDRVFELAQQNTVLYDKSGEQHYDIVSAFIKSIRGSDPNGAVYWLARMIEGGEDVKFIARRMLILSSEDIGNANPTAFIMANNAFQAVSTIGYPESRIILSQCAIYLATSPKSNASYLAIGMAQQLVKQTGDLPVPIHLRNAPTKLMKELGYGEDYKYSHDYANNFAEQEFLPDSLSNTPIYIPGTNSRENTTREFLKNRWKDKYGY; encoded by the coding sequence ATGGAAGCACCACTCGCAGAACGCATACGCCCACAAAAACTAGAAGATTATATCAGTCAATCGCATTTAGTAGGACCCAACGGCTCGTTGACACAACAAATTGCAAAAGGGATTATTCCGTCGTTAATTTTCTGGGGTCCTCCAGGAACGGGCAAAACTACTTTGGCACAAATTATTGCTCAGGAGTCTAAACGTCCTTTTTATATCTTAAGCGCGATTAACTCTGGCGTGAAGGACATTCGGGATGTAATTGAAAAAGCAAAACAAAGTGGCGGCTTATTTACAACCAAAAACCCTATTTTGTTTATTGATGAAATTCATCGTTTTAGCAAATCGCAACAAGATTCATTGTTGGCTGCTGTCGAGAAAGGCTGGATTACGCTTATAGGCGCTACTACCGAAAATCCCAGTTTTGAAGTGATACCCGCTTTGTTGTCTCGCTGTCAGGTATATATTCTAAATGCATTTACCAAAGCAGATCTCGAACATTTACTGCAAAGAGCTATGAAAACAGATGCTCATTTGGCTTCAAAAAAGATTGAATTGCGAGAAACGGAAGCATTATTGCGACTTTCGGGAGGTGATGGGCGTAAGCTATTGAATATTTTTGAACTAGTCGTAAACGCTTCGGCTGAAGACGAAGTTTTGATTACCAATGATCGTGTTTTTGAATTGGCTCAACAAAATACCGTTTTGTATGACAAAAGTGGTGAACAACATTATGACATTGTTTCGGCTTTTATAAAATCGATTCGAGGAAGTGATCCCAATGGTGCAGTTTATTGGTTGGCACGAATGATTGAAGGTGGCGAGGATGTAAAATTTATTGCCCGAAGAATGCTGATTTTATCTAGTGAAGATATTGGTAATGCCAATCCAACTGCTTTTATCATGGCCAATAATGCTTTTCAGGCCGTTTCTACTATTGGTTATCCCGAAAGCCGAATTATTTTGAGTCAATGCGCTATTTATCTTGCCACATCTCCCAAAAGCAATGCTTCGTATTTGGCGATTGGAATGGCTCAACAATTAGTAAAACAAACTGGAGATTTACCTGTACCTATTCATTTGCGCAATGCTCCAACCAAGTTAATGAAGGAATTGGGATATGGCGAAGACTATAAATACTCTCACGATTATGCCAATAATTTTGCTGAACAGGAATTTTTACCAGATTCTTTAAGCAATACCCCTATTTATATTCCCGGGACTAATTCTAGAGAAAACACAACTCGTGAATTCTTAAAAAATCGTTGGAAAGATAAATACGGGTACTAG
- a CDS encoding SusC/RagA family TonB-linked outer membrane protein: MKLKFNGFLVLLVVLVAQLTFAQERSVSGIVSDNAGMPLPGVSVLVKGTKNGTQSDFDGKYSIKATPSDILVFSYVGMRSTEKSASTSLVNAKLSSDATQLESVVVTAMGIKREKKSLGYSTQKVDGSELIKTPTTNFANSLSGKVAGLQVKVSGNMGGSTNVVIRGFKSINGNNQALFVIDGIPVDNSNTNSSSQQTARGGYDYGNAAADINPADVESINVLKGAAATALYGSRAANGAIMITTKKGKNNQKGLGVSFDSSVSIGTIDKSTFVKYQNQYGQGYFPSFRGGGDINGDGISDAGSIVRTNHDASYGPAYDSSKLVYGWDSFVPESPYYKTAKVWKKAENGPITFFENPIANTNTLSFSGGNDNGNFNISYTNLAATGILPNSHQNKNSFLGNASYKLNDKLSVNFLANYINTKTIGRNNTGYGANIITGFRQWWATSTDLKEQKDIYLATGKNYTWNPNSSTNITPAYWNNPYFERYENAQNDSRNRFLGNAGLNYKLTTWLDATARVSADTYSEIQEEKRANGSYAGDEFGVTQESVGSGYQRFNKDFSEFNYDLMLNFNKNLTEKLVLKGVLGTNIRKQKVNTIVASTAGGLYVPNLFALTNSVNTIQKPLETEINRGVNGYYISASLGYDDYLFLDATLRRDVSSTLPDTNNSYYYPSVSSSFLFSNLMKVDWINSGKIRIGYAEVGNDAPFAKTQDYYIAESPFGTPLYSVNSTKNNTNLKPERTNSWEAGLEMQFFNRRVGFDLSLYKTNTLDQIVDLPVSEATGYSKLYKNVGNIENKGMELTLDLLPIQTEDFKWDITVNWSKNKNKVIALDEGISNYQLGSFQGGVSINATVGQTYGTIQGTDYVYLNGQRIVDAATGKYQITSTNDNVLGSFVPDWNGGINNKFSYKNFTFSFLIDVQNGGSIFSLDRWYGEGSGLYSNTVFTNDLGNPVRNTIADGGGLILPGVYSDGTVNTTRLSVNDGTDGSFGYLGSATKDYVYDASYVKLREITLGYNFPKKMIGKVFQELYFGFSGSNLWIIDKNLPDADPEAGLSSGNMQGYQSGVLPTTRNFAFNLKAKF; this comes from the coding sequence ATGAAACTAAAGTTCAATGGATTCTTAGTACTCCTAGTAGTACTTGTGGCGCAACTAACTTTTGCGCAAGAGAGATCTGTTTCAGGAATTGTTTCCGACAATGCAGGTATGCCATTACCAGGTGTGAGTGTATTAGTAAAAGGAACAAAGAACGGAACACAATCAGATTTTGATGGAAAATATTCTATCAAAGCAACACCAAGTGATATCTTAGTGTTTAGCTATGTAGGTATGAGGTCTACAGAAAAAAGCGCAAGTACTTCATTAGTAAATGCAAAACTTTCTAGTGATGCAACACAATTAGAAAGCGTAGTTGTAACAGCAATGGGCATTAAGAGAGAAAAAAAATCTCTTGGATACTCTACTCAAAAAGTTGACGGAAGCGAACTAATCAAAACACCTACAACAAACTTTGCCAACAGTCTCTCAGGCAAAGTGGCTGGTTTACAAGTAAAAGTTAGCGGAAACATGGGAGGTTCTACAAACGTCGTGATTAGAGGTTTTAAATCTATCAACGGGAACAATCAAGCCTTATTCGTTATCGACGGAATTCCTGTTGACAATTCGAATACAAATAGTAGTTCACAACAAACTGCACGTGGCGGATATGATTATGGTAACGCTGCAGCAGATATAAACCCTGCCGACGTTGAATCCATAAACGTACTTAAAGGAGCTGCAGCTACTGCATTATATGGCTCAAGAGCCGCCAATGGTGCTATTATGATTACAACTAAAAAAGGTAAAAACAACCAAAAAGGATTAGGAGTATCTTTTGATTCGAGTGTAAGCATTGGAACAATTGACAAATCAACTTTTGTAAAATACCAAAACCAATATGGACAAGGATATTTCCCTAGTTTTAGAGGTGGTGGTGACATAAATGGAGATGGAATTAGCGATGCTGGTTCAATTGTTAGAACAAATCATGATGCATCTTATGGACCTGCTTATGATTCATCTAAATTAGTTTATGGTTGGGACTCATTCGTGCCTGAATCTCCTTATTACAAAACGGCAAAAGTATGGAAAAAAGCAGAAAATGGACCAATTACTTTTTTTGAAAACCCTATTGCAAATACAAATACACTTTCTTTCAGCGGAGGTAATGACAATGGTAATTTTAATATTTCGTATACAAACTTAGCTGCGACGGGAATCTTACCGAATAGCCATCAAAACAAAAACTCTTTCTTAGGGAATGCAAGTTACAAACTAAATGATAAGTTAAGTGTAAACTTCTTAGCTAATTATATCAACACTAAAACTATTGGAAGAAATAATACTGGTTATGGAGCAAACATTATTACAGGATTCAGACAATGGTGGGCAACAAGTACTGACCTAAAAGAACAAAAGGATATTTATCTAGCTACTGGAAAGAATTATACTTGGAATCCAAATAGCTCAACAAATATAACACCTGCATATTGGAATAATCCATATTTTGAAAGATATGAGAATGCTCAAAATGACAGCAGAAATAGATTTTTGGGTAATGCTGGATTGAACTACAAACTAACAACTTGGCTAGATGCAACAGCTAGGGTATCAGCAGACACATATTCTGAAATTCAAGAAGAAAAAAGAGCAAACGGTTCATACGCAGGTGATGAATTTGGTGTAACACAAGAAAGTGTAGGTTCAGGATACCAAAGATTTAATAAGGATTTTTCGGAATTCAATTATGACTTAATGTTAAATTTCAATAAAAACCTAACTGAAAAATTAGTATTAAAAGGAGTTCTTGGCACTAACATCAGAAAGCAAAAAGTAAACACTATTGTAGCATCAACTGCAGGAGGTTTATATGTTCCAAATCTTTTCGCGCTTACAAATTCAGTAAATACCATTCAAAAACCTTTAGAAACAGAAATTAACAGAGGTGTAAATGGGTACTATATTAGTGCTTCATTAGGATATGATGATTATTTATTCTTGGATGCTACTTTAAGAAGAGACGTGTCATCTACATTACCAGACACAAATAACTCTTATTACTACCCATCTGTATCGTCTAGTTTCTTATTTTCTAACTTGATGAAAGTAGATTGGATTAATTCAGGAAAAATAAGAATTGGTTATGCTGAAGTAGGAAATGATGCCCCTTTTGCAAAAACTCAGGATTACTACATAGCAGAATCACCTTTTGGAACACCTCTATATTCAGTTAATTCAACAAAAAACAATACTAATCTTAAGCCCGAAAGAACAAATAGTTGGGAAGCAGGACTAGAAATGCAATTTTTTAATAGAAGAGTTGGATTTGATTTGTCATTATACAAAACAAATACTTTAGACCAAATTGTAGATTTACCAGTATCCGAGGCCACTGGTTATTCAAAACTTTATAAAAATGTTGGAAATATTGAGAACAAAGGAATGGAACTAACTTTGGACTTGTTACCCATTCAAACCGAGGATTTCAAATGGGACATAACGGTAAACTGGTCTAAAAACAAAAATAAAGTCATAGCACTAGATGAAGGAATCAGTAATTATCAATTGGGAAGCTTCCAAGGTGGTGTTTCTATAAATGCAACCGTTGGACAAACCTATGGAACAATACAAGGTACAGACTATGTTTATTTAAATGGCCAAAGAATCGTAGATGCAGCAACCGGCAAATATCAAATTACATCTACTAATGATAATGTTTTAGGTTCCTTCGTTCCTGATTGGAATGGTGGAATCAATAATAAATTTTCATATAAAAACTTCACTTTTAGCTTCTTAATTGACGTGCAAAATGGAGGAAGTATATTCTCATTAGACAGATGGTACGGTGAAGGTTCAGGATTATATTCGAACACTGTTTTCACAAACGACTTAGGAAATCCTGTAAGAAATACAATTGCTGATGGTGGTGGATTAATTCTTCCTGGTGTTTACTCTGACGGAACAGTAAACACTACTCGTTTGAGTGTAAATGATGGAACAGATGGTTCTTTTGGTTATTTAGGTTCTGCAACCAAAGATTATGTGTATGACGCTTCTTATGTAAAACTGCGTGAGATAACTTTAGGCTACAACTTTCCTAAAAAAATGATAGGAAAAGTATTCCAAGAATTATACTTTGGGTTTTCAGGGTCAAACCTATGGATAATCGACAAGAATTTACCAGATGCTGACCCAGAGGCTGGATTAAGCTCAGGTAACATGCAAGGTTACCAATCAGGGGTTTTACCTACAACTCGTAACTTTGCTTTCAACTTAAAAGCTAAATTTTAA